The Nitratidesulfovibrio sp. SRB-5 genome includes a window with the following:
- a CDS encoding DVU_1553 family AMP-dependent CoA ligase codes for MARSPLDPWLAARLSIPLGTLSPATVRARQDDLLRKAVRHALDAPFYRDRLGGLPLPRTLDDLAGLPFTMPDDLCEGGDALLRVADDAVARIVTLPTSGSTGAPKRLRFSDADIERTVDFFAVGMTTLCRPGDVVAIFMPGQRPDSVGDLLDRGLRRAGIQPVLLPPAASGAEHAARLAQTGAQVFVATPTQARAIADAVLAGQGPAPRPRACLLSAEATPPETADRVRAALGCEVFDHWGMTETGYGGGVECAAHHGFHLREADIHVEIVHPLTGAPLPDGQTGEVVVTTLAAEAMVLLRYRTGDAAAMLPPPCRCGSPLRRLGPVLGRIRRYGNHWDIITLAKGARP; via the coding sequence GTGGCCCGGTCCCCGCTGGACCCGTGGCTGGCTGCGCGGCTGTCCATCCCACTCGGCACGCTTTCCCCGGCCACGGTGCGCGCCCGGCAGGACGATCTGCTGCGCAAGGCGGTGCGCCACGCTCTGGATGCGCCGTTCTACCGTGACAGGCTGGGTGGGCTGCCTTTGCCGCGCACGCTGGACGATCTCGCGGGCCTGCCCTTCACCATGCCCGACGACCTGTGCGAGGGGGGCGATGCCCTGCTGCGCGTGGCCGACGACGCCGTGGCCCGCATCGTCACCTTGCCCACATCGGGAAGTACGGGGGCGCCCAAGCGGCTGCGCTTCAGCGATGCGGACATCGAGCGCACCGTGGATTTCTTTGCCGTGGGCATGACCACCCTGTGCCGCCCCGGCGACGTGGTGGCCATCTTCATGCCCGGCCAGCGGCCCGACAGCGTGGGCGACCTGCTGGACAGGGGCCTGCGCCGCGCGGGCATACAGCCGGTGCTGCTGCCCCCGGCGGCCAGCGGGGCGGAACATGCCGCCCGGTTGGCGCAAACCGGGGCGCAGGTGTTCGTGGCAACGCCCACCCAGGCCCGCGCAATTGCCGACGCCGTGCTGGCGGGGCAAGGTCCTGCACCCCGTCCGCGCGCCTGCCTGCTGAGCGCGGAGGCCACCCCGCCGGAAACGGCGGACAGGGTACGCGCGGCCCTGGGCTGCGAGGTGTTCGACCACTGGGGCATGACCGAAACCGGCTACGGCGGCGGCGTGGAATGCGCCGCCCATCACGGCTTTCACCTGCGCGAGGCGGACATCCATGTGGAAATCGTCCACCCGCTCACCGGCGCGCCCCTGCCGGACGGCCAGACCGGCGAGGTGGTGGTGACCACCCTTGCCGCGGAAGCCATGGTGCTGCTGCGCTACCGCACGGGAGACGCGGCAGCCATGCTGCCCCCGCCGTGCCGTTGCGGCAGCCCGCTGCGGCGGCTGGGGCCGGTGCTGGGGCGCATTCGCCGTTACGGAAACCACTGGGACATCATCACCCTTGCCAAGGGGGCACGACCATGA
- a CDS encoding XdhC family aldehyde oxidoreductase maturation factor, translated as MTQFFGQLADALERDGVAVLATIVTAEGSAPRMAGARLFVRGDGQSFEGTVGGGILEARVLDACRTALDDGLARLLTFDLSADEAAGSDMICGGRVRLYVEPLRVAACPQLAPLLRETDRLTMQGRRCVLVNMLRPDAAPDCRRLLLAGEGAAAEANGDLTLEPTTLAELRDAVATASGPLCVEAGGLSLLADPVASPGRVVIAGGGHVGRQVALMASLAGFRVTVLDDRPDFAKADRLPGADEVRCVTLGGDWLEGVGMHEDCYVVIVTRGHRNDGEVLASALRTPARYVGMIGSRRKRDAVYRRLEEAGTPRAAIERVHSPIGLDIGAETPEEIAVSIVAELVQARAASRVRRSIAPMQA; from the coding sequence ATGACGCAATTCTTTGGACAACTGGCCGACGCGCTGGAGCGCGACGGCGTTGCCGTGCTGGCCACCATCGTCACGGCGGAAGGTTCCGCCCCGCGCATGGCTGGGGCGCGGTTGTTCGTGCGGGGCGACGGCCAATCCTTCGAAGGAACCGTGGGCGGGGGCATTCTGGAAGCCCGCGTGCTGGATGCCTGCCGAACCGCCCTGGACGACGGGCTGGCCCGGCTGCTCACCTTCGACCTGTCCGCCGACGAGGCCGCCGGGTCGGACATGATCTGCGGGGGCAGGGTGCGGCTGTACGTGGAGCCGTTGCGCGTCGCAGCCTGTCCGCAACTGGCCCCGTTGCTGCGCGAAACGGACCGCCTGACCATGCAGGGGCGGCGTTGCGTGCTGGTGAACATGCTGCGGCCCGACGCCGCACCCGACTGCCGCCGCCTGCTTCTGGCGGGGGAGGGGGCAGCGGCAGAAGCCAACGGCGACCTGACCCTGGAGCCGACCACGCTGGCCGAACTGCGCGACGCCGTGGCCACGGCCAGCGGCCCGCTGTGCGTGGAGGCGGGCGGCCTGTCCCTGCTGGCAGACCCTGTGGCCTCGCCGGGGCGGGTGGTCATTGCCGGTGGCGGGCACGTGGGGCGGCAGGTGGCCCTGATGGCCTCGCTGGCAGGGTTCCGGGTCACCGTGCTGGATGACCGGCCAGATTTCGCCAAAGCCGATCGGTTGCCCGGCGCGGACGAGGTGCGCTGCGTCACCCTCGGCGGCGACTGGCTGGAGGGTGTGGGAATGCACGAGGACTGCTATGTGGTCATCGTCACGCGCGGGCACCGCAACGACGGCGAAGTGCTGGCCAGCGCCCTGCGCACGCCGGCCCGCTACGTGGGCATGATTGGCAGCCGCCGCAAGCGTGACGCCGTGTACCGCAGGCTGGAAGAGGCGGGCACCCCGCGCGCGGCCATCGAGCGGGTGCATTCGCCCATCGGGCTGGACATCGGCGCGGAAACGCCCGAGGAAATAGCCGTGAGCATCGTGGCGGAGCTGGTGCAGGCGCGAGCCGCCAGCCGGGTGCGCCGCTCCATTGCGCCCATGCAGGCCTGA
- a CDS encoding DVU_1551 family NTP transferase, translating to MQAVATGVTPPALSRFLPYPVVGVVLAAGASSRMAPDFKPLLDLCGATVLARCVEMFRQAGVADVLVVTGHRADEVAAEAARLGVPTVNNPAWREGGMFSSVRAGLEAVVRRGGEAGGIGGVGGGEGAGALLLPVDAALVRPLTVRLLLEHAAVRTDRVLLPVFDGRWGHPPLLPPSVLPIVLADSGEGGLRGALHRLGPQALDEVGVPDRFILRDMDTPDDYRAACAHWTTREVPTPQEARTLLAVRGIPPGGVAHAEGVAAVAVRLADALNAARGMAVQDAWPGGQPGTGAGLDRVLGSERGSERGSERDSELDSELTESAALLHDIAKGQPRHEAAGGALLRELGFSGVADIVSAHRDTTLVDGQPLTEREVVYFADKLVRCHIVVDVESRFGEKLAQWRHDPDAASAIEGRMRRALALRARIEREAGLPLADILHPLAVGQPAWEPDAGEAGLCAGPGSHTGAGSCTGARQAASCTASTSESSQTHPSPGTAPDSPPLPASGLAPGPALGPVRQSAEDENLP from the coding sequence ATGCAGGCAGTTGCAACCGGCGTGACTCCACCAGCGCTCTCTCGGTTCCTCCCGTACCCGGTCGTTGGCGTGGTGCTGGCTGCGGGCGCGTCGTCGCGCATGGCTCCGGACTTCAAGCCGTTGCTGGACCTGTGCGGCGCCACGGTGCTGGCCCGTTGCGTGGAGATGTTCCGGCAGGCGGGCGTGGCGGATGTGCTGGTGGTCACCGGGCATCGCGCGGACGAGGTGGCGGCGGAGGCCGCACGGCTGGGCGTGCCCACGGTGAACAACCCGGCCTGGCGCGAAGGAGGCATGTTCTCCTCGGTACGCGCGGGGCTGGAGGCTGTGGTCCGGCGCGGCGGAGAAGCTGGCGGAATTGGCGGAGTTGGTGGCGGTGAGGGGGCTGGAGCCCTGCTGCTGCCGGTGGATGCCGCGCTGGTGCGCCCCCTGACCGTGCGCCTGCTGCTGGAGCACGCCGCCGTGCGTACTGACCGGGTGCTGCTGCCGGTGTTCGATGGGCGGTGGGGGCATCCGCCGCTGCTGCCTCCATCGGTATTGCCGATCGTCCTGGCGGACAGCGGCGAGGGTGGCCTGCGCGGCGCGCTGCACCGGCTGGGGCCGCAGGCGCTGGACGAGGTCGGCGTGCCCGACAGGTTCATCCTGCGCGACATGGACACGCCGGACGACTACCGCGCGGCCTGCGCCCATTGGACTACCCGCGAAGTACCCACCCCGCAGGAGGCGCGCACGCTGCTGGCGGTGCGGGGCATTCCGCCCGGCGGCGTCGCCCATGCCGAGGGGGTGGCCGCCGTGGCCGTGCGCCTGGCCGATGCCCTGAACGCCGCGCGCGGCATGGCCGTGCAGGATGCATGGCCGGGAGGACAACCCGGCACGGGCGCGGGGCTGGATCGTGTCCTAGGCAGCGAACGGGGCAGCGAACGGGGCAGCGAACGGGACAGCGAACTGGACAGCGAACTGACCGAGTCCGCCGCCCTGCTGCACGACATCGCCAAGGGCCAGCCCCGCCACGAGGCCGCCGGGGGCGCGTTGCTGCGTGAACTGGGCTTTTCCGGCGTGGCGGACATCGTCAGCGCGCACAGGGATACCACGCTTGTCGACGGCCAGCCCCTGACCGAACGGGAAGTGGTGTACTTCGCGGACAAGCTGGTGCGCTGCCACATCGTGGTGGACGTTGAAAGCCGCTTTGGCGAGAAACTGGCCCAATGGCGCCACGACCCGGACGCGGCCAGCGCCATAGAAGGGCGGATGCGCCGGGCGCTGGCCCTGCGTGCGCGCATCGAGCGAGAGGCAGGGCTACCGCTGGCGGACATCCTGCACCCGCTGGCCGTAGGCCAGCCCGCGTGGGAACCGGACGCTGGCGAAGCCGGGCTGTGCGCTGGCCCCGGATCGCATACGGGGGCCGGATCATGCACGGGAGCCAGGCAGGCCGCTTCATGCACCGCCAGCACGTCCGAGAGTTCGCAAACGCACCCGTCGCCGGGTACGGCACCTGATTCGCCACCCCTTCCGGCGTCCGGTTTGGCGCCCGGTCCGGCACTTGGCCCCGTGCGGCAATCGGCAGAGGACGAGAACCTCCCATGA
- a CDS encoding histidine phosphatase family protein, giving the protein MTAPPPVILPGVPPDILLFRHAATDMGDGPRRYIGRTEVPLSREGRAQAAAWRARLAGLNVVGAYASPLERARETARLMLGLGDAPAGPDRPGKSDRPDRPDRPDRPDRSDGPDPLAVPGMSGASGESGESGEFGVPGSAVISLTILDDLAEMDLGEWEGLLQMQVREARPDAYARRGREPWTFRPPGGECCADVAARGLRALAAMWRDWAATEGGAGAMPCAGEAACAEGAGRAAGRHPATNDSVGHGPPSFIVAVSHAGLIRSVLCALGHMGREDLLTLPVRHLHCVRLRHHESGVRDASAVPSSTGAGPGTGTTSGVGAKPAAGTTAAASGASASWRVVTPDWQP; this is encoded by the coding sequence ATGACCGCGCCGCCCCCCGTCATTCTGCCGGGCGTCCCGCCGGATATCCTGCTGTTCCGCCATGCGGCCACGGACATGGGCGACGGCCCGCGCCGGTACATCGGCCGCACCGAAGTGCCCTTGTCCCGAGAGGGCCGTGCGCAGGCGGCGGCATGGCGGGCGCGTCTGGCCGGGCTGAACGTGGTGGGGGCCTATGCCTCTCCGCTGGAGCGGGCGCGGGAAACCGCCCGGCTCATGCTGGGACTGGGGGATGCCCCGGCGGGGCCGGACAGGCCAGGCAAATCAGACAGGCCAGACAGGCCAGACAGACCAGACAGGCCAGACAGATCGGACGGGCCGGACCCGCTTGCTGTGCCGGGTATGTCGGGGGCGTCTGGCGAATCTGGCGAATCTGGCGAATTCGGCGTGCCGGGCAGCGCCGTCATCTCCCTCACCATTCTGGACGATCTGGCCGAGATGGACCTTGGGGAATGGGAAGGGCTGTTGCAGATGCAGGTGCGGGAGGCCCGGCCCGATGCCTACGCACGGCGCGGGCGCGAACCCTGGACCTTTCGTCCGCCGGGCGGGGAATGCTGCGCGGACGTGGCCGCGCGTGGGCTGCGGGCGCTGGCCGCCATGTGGCGGGACTGGGCCGCAACGGAGGGCGGGGCCGGGGCGATGCCCTGCGCCGGTGAGGCGGCATGTGCTGAAGGGGCAGGCCGCGCCGCGGGGCGGCACCCGGCCACGAACGACAGCGTCGGGCACGGGCCCCCATCTTTCATCGTGGCCGTGAGCCACGCCGGGCTGATCCGTTCCGTATTGTGCGCGCTGGGCCACATGGGCCGCGAGGATTTGCTCACCCTGCCGGTGCGCCACCTGCATTGCGTGCGCTTGCGCCATCACGAGTCCGGGGTGCGTGATGCTTCTGCGGTGCCGTCATCGACGGGGGCAGGGCCAGGGACGGGGACAACGTCAGGGGTGGGGGCAAAGCCAGCGGCGGGGACAACGGCAGCCGCGTCAGGGGCCTCCGCGTCATGGCGGGTGGTCACGCCGGACTGGCAGCCGTAG
- a CDS encoding efflux RND transporter periplasmic adaptor subunit has protein sequence MSSSSSASPSASATTSLPGSAASGETAQPDLGRLAIDKTGWQSPRRTPRRRWLWLLAAVLLAGVALGARMLFPAEREVRLAVVTRVYPTQSMTTLVSSGYVTAQRKASVASKITSRLEWLGVEEGSRVTAGQVLARLESDDARAALDRAQANERVARADIDRAAAELTDARRNHARMSRLLAENVISRSDLDTAETRALTADAAARAARDGLAAATAARREAETQLEYSFIRAPFDAVVLTKNADVGDIITPLGAAANAKASVVTIADMGSLLVETDVSESSVGRVRPGAPCEIALDALPDDRFVGRVHIIVPTADRSKASVMVKVAFDVLDPRVLPEMSARVSFLDRLPSDDERRPRPAVPATAVRGEGDARAVFVVRDGRAVRTPVRTGMTLGDALELLDGPVPGSGAVAGLTVGDRVVADPPADLADGARVRMQP, from the coding sequence ATGTCCTCTTCTTCTTCCGCTTCCCCATCCGCTTCCGCCACGACGTCGCTGCCCGGCAGCGCCGCATCGGGTGAAACCGCACAGCCCGATCTTGGCAGGCTGGCCATCGACAAGACCGGCTGGCAGTCGCCCCGGCGCACGCCCCGGCGGCGCTGGCTGTGGCTGCTTGCCGCCGTGCTGCTGGCGGGCGTGGCCCTTGGCGCGCGGATGCTGTTTCCGGCAGAGCGAGAAGTGCGCCTGGCCGTGGTGACCAGGGTGTACCCCACCCAGTCCATGACCACGCTGGTGTCCAGCGGCTACGTCACCGCGCAGCGCAAGGCCTCGGTGGCGTCCAAGATCACCTCGCGGCTGGAGTGGCTGGGGGTGGAGGAAGGCAGCCGGGTGACCGCCGGGCAGGTGCTGGCCCGGCTGGAAAGCGACGACGCCCGCGCCGCGCTGGACCGTGCCCAGGCCAACGAGCGCGTCGCACGGGCCGATATCGACCGCGCCGCCGCCGAACTGACGGACGCCAGGCGCAACCACGCCCGCATGAGCAGGCTGCTGGCGGAAAACGTGATCTCCCGGTCGGATCTGGACACCGCCGAAACCCGCGCCCTCACGGCGGATGCCGCAGCCCGCGCCGCCCGCGACGGGCTGGCCGCCGCCACAGCCGCCCGGCGCGAGGCCGAGACGCAACTGGAATACTCCTTCATCCGCGCGCCGTTCGATGCGGTGGTGCTGACCAAGAACGCGGACGTGGGCGACATCATCACCCCGCTGGGCGCTGCGGCCAACGCCAAGGCCAGCGTGGTGACCATCGCCGACATGGGCTCGCTGCTGGTGGAAACGGACGTCAGCGAATCCAGCGTGGGCCGGGTGAGGCCGGGTGCCCCCTGCGAAATCGCGCTGGATGCCCTGCCCGACGACCGCTTTGTGGGGCGCGTGCACATCATTGTGCCCACGGCAGACCGCAGCAAGGCCTCGGTCATGGTCAAGGTGGCCTTCGACGTGCTGGACCCGCGCGTGCTGCCGGAAATGAGCGCCCGCGTGTCCTTTCTGGACCGCCTGCCCTCCGACGACGAACGCCGCCCCCGCCCGGCCGTGCCCGCCACCGCCGTGCGCGGCGAAGGCGACGCCCGCGCCGTGTTCGTGGTGCGCGATGGCCGGGCGGTGCGCACCCCGGTACGCACCGGCATGACCCTTGGCGATGCGCTGGAGTTGCTGGATGGCCCTGTGCCCGGCTCCGGTGCCGTGGCAGGCCTGACCGTGGGCGACCGGGTAGTGGCGGACCCGCCCGCCGATCTGGCCGACGGCGCCCGCGTGCGGATGCAGCCATGA
- a CDS encoding ABC transporter ATP-binding protein, with product MSRAQESAVPLPSVAPDGTLDGTAGRAAASDTAPGTAPPLASPRPASPPILLQGVSKAYRRGAQVVPVLTNVNMTVAPGEFLALMGPSGSGKSTLLNLIAGIDRVDAGAVFVGETDITTLDDADLARWRSRSVGFIFQFYNLIPVLNALENVELPLLLTPLSGHERRERARTALAMVGLSDRMDHYPGQLSGGQQQRTAIARALVADPDILVADEPTGDLDRVSAGEILDLMDGLNRTMGKTIIMVTHDPRAAERAGRLLLLEKGELADAHA from the coding sequence ATGAGCCGCGCGCAGGAATCCGCCGTTCCTCTCCCCTCCGTCGCGCCGGACGGCACGCTGGACGGCACTGCGGGCAGGGCTGCCGCGTCCGACACCGCGCCCGGCACCGCGCCCCCTCTTGCGTCGCCGCGCCCGGCCAGCCCGCCCATTCTTCTGCAAGGCGTCTCCAAGGCCTACAGGCGGGGCGCGCAGGTGGTGCCGGTGCTGACCAACGTGAACATGACTGTGGCCCCCGGCGAGTTCCTGGCGCTGATGGGGCCGTCCGGCTCCGGCAAATCCACGCTGCTCAACCTCATCGCGGGCATCGACCGGGTGGACGCGGGGGCCGTCTTCGTGGGTGAAACGGACATCACCACCCTGGACGACGCAGACCTGGCCCGCTGGCGCAGCCGCAGCGTGGGGTTCATCTTCCAGTTCTACAACCTCATTCCGGTGCTGAACGCGCTGGAAAACGTGGAACTGCCGCTCTTGCTCACGCCCCTGTCCGGGCACGAACGGCGGGAACGGGCGCGCACCGCGCTGGCCATGGTGGGCCTGTCCGACCGCATGGACCACTACCCCGGCCAGCTTTCCGGCGGGCAGCAGCAGCGCACCGCCATTGCCCGCGCCCTTGTGGCCGACCCGGACATCCTGGTGGCCGACGAACCCACCGGCGATCTGGACCGCGTGTCCGCCGGGGAAATCCTGGACCTCATGGACGGGTTGAACCGCACCATGGGCAAGACCATCATCATGGTCACCCACGACCCGCGCGCGGCGGAACGGGCGGGCCGCCTGCTGCTGCTGGAAAAGGGCGAGCTGGCCGATGCTCACGCTTAA
- a CDS encoding ABC transporter permease codes for MLTLKFVLRNLARHPLRNALTVLGIAISIMAFGLLRTTVEAWYAGVSASAANRLVTRNAISLVFPLPIAYAGKIRAVEGVTHLSWGNWFGAYYVDEKNFFANFTVDMRSYLDLYPEYVIADDQKAALLRDRKGMAVGAKLARRFGWKLGDTVPLKGTIYPGDWNVVVRAIYTGRYPNTDETQAFFHWDYLNERMKVERPSRADHVGFYMIGVDRAENAARVAGDIDARFRNSLAETLTETEQAFQLGFISMSEAIIMAIRLVSGIVIVIIMAVAANTMAMSARERMGEFATLKALGFGGGYVALLVTGEALALSLLGGAAGCALSVPVTRVIAHVLGDYFPVFLLSGETLALQGAAAAVVGLVAGALPALRARRVRIADVLGR; via the coding sequence ATGCTCACGCTTAAATTCGTGCTGCGCAATCTGGCCCGGCACCCGCTGCGCAACGCGCTGACGGTGCTGGGCATCGCCATTTCCATCATGGCCTTCGGCCTGCTGCGCACCACGGTAGAGGCCTGGTACGCCGGGGTTTCCGCCTCGGCGGCCAACAGGCTGGTCACCCGCAACGCCATCTCGCTGGTGTTTCCGCTGCCAATCGCCTACGCGGGCAAGATACGCGCCGTGGAAGGGGTGACGCACCTTTCGTGGGGCAACTGGTTTGGCGCGTACTACGTGGACGAGAAGAACTTCTTCGCCAACTTCACCGTGGACATGCGCAGCTACCTCGACCTGTACCCGGAATACGTCATTGCCGACGACCAGAAGGCCGCCCTGCTGCGCGACCGCAAGGGCATGGCCGTGGGCGCGAAGCTGGCCCGGCGCTTCGGCTGGAAGCTGGGCGACACCGTGCCGCTGAAAGGCACCATCTACCCCGGCGACTGGAACGTGGTGGTGCGCGCCATCTACACCGGGCGCTACCCCAACACCGACGAGACGCAGGCCTTCTTCCACTGGGATTACCTGAACGAGCGGATGAAGGTGGAGCGGCCCTCCCGCGCGGACCACGTGGGCTTCTACATGATAGGGGTGGACCGGGCCGAGAATGCGGCCCGCGTGGCGGGCGACATCGACGCGCGGTTCCGCAATTCGCTGGCGGAAACCCTGACCGAGACGGAGCAGGCCTTCCAGTTGGGGTTCATTTCCATGAGCGAGGCCATCATCATGGCCATCCGGCTGGTGTCGGGCATCGTCATCGTGATCATCATGGCAGTGGCGGCCAATACCATGGCCATGTCCGCGCGCGAGCGCATGGGCGAATTCGCCACCCTGAAGGCGCTGGGCTTTGGCGGCGGGTACGTGGCCCTGCTGGTGACGGGCGAGGCGCTGGCCCTGTCGCTGCTGGGCGGCGCGGCGGGGTGCGCGTTGTCTGTGCCGGTCACGCGGGTCATCGCCCATGTGCTGGGCGACTATTTTCCGGTGTTCCTGCTGTCCGGCGAAACGCTGGCCCTGCAAGGCGCCGCCGCGGCGGTGGTGGGGCTGGTGGCGGGCGCGCTGCCCGCGCTGCGGGCGCGGCGGGTGCGCATAGCCGACGTTTTGGGAAGGTAG
- a CDS encoding ABC transporter permease yields the protein MASLFSYSLRNMLARRLTTALTVGGMALVVFVFAAMLMLSEGLRTTLVLTGSPDNVVLLRQGAKTEMESSVDRDQAPLAESLPQVARAADGGPLAARELVVLITLNKRGTTKPSNVVIRGIGPHSLELRPQVKLKEGRMPRFGTSEIIAGESIARRFSGTGIGESLRFGLRDWTVVGIFEAGATGFSSEVWGDADQLMAAFRRSSYSVVVARMNERDGPSGLDGLRAGLAADPRLQLEGKRETRFYEEQSEMMAKFLGVLGTMLPAIFSLGAIIGAMITMHAAVANRVREIGTLRAIGFQRRDILRAFLLESLLLGASGGGIGLLLASTLQWVTISTMNFQTFSELAFSFTLSPRIAVWSLLFGTGMGCLGGILPAIKASRLVIVDALRAA from the coding sequence ATGGCCTCGCTCTTCTCGTACAGCCTGCGCAACATGCTGGCGCGCCGCCTGACCACGGCCCTGACCGTGGGAGGCATGGCGCTGGTGGTGTTCGTGTTCGCGGCCATGCTCATGCTGTCCGAGGGACTGCGCACCACCCTGGTGCTTACCGGGTCGCCCGACAACGTGGTGCTGCTGCGGCAGGGGGCCAAGACCGAAATGGAAAGCTCGGTGGACCGCGACCAGGCCCCGCTGGCGGAAAGCCTGCCCCAGGTGGCCCGCGCCGCCGACGGCGGGCCGCTGGCCGCGCGCGAACTGGTGGTGCTGATTACCCTGAACAAGCGCGGCACCACCAAACCGTCCAACGTGGTCATCCGGGGCATCGGCCCCCATTCGCTGGAACTGCGCCCGCAGGTGAAGCTGAAGGAAGGGCGCATGCCGCGCTTCGGCACGTCGGAGATCATCGCCGGGGAGAGCATTGCCCGGAGGTTCAGCGGCACCGGCATTGGCGAAAGCTTGCGCTTCGGCCTGCGCGACTGGACCGTGGTGGGCATCTTCGAGGCCGGGGCCACCGGCTTCAGCTCTGAAGTCTGGGGCGACGCGGATCAACTGATGGCCGCCTTTCGCCGTTCTTCCTATTCCGTGGTGGTGGCGCGCATGAACGAACGGGACGGACCATCCGGCCTGGACGGCCTGCGCGCGGGCCTTGCGGCGGACCCGCGCCTGCAACTGGAAGGCAAGCGGGAGACCCGCTTCTACGAGGAGCAGTCGGAAATGATGGCCAAGTTCCTGGGGGTGCTGGGCACCATGCTGCCCGCCATCTTTTCGCTGGGGGCCATCATCGGCGCCATGATCACCATGCACGCCGCCGTGGCCAACCGGGTGCGCGAGATAGGCACCTTGCGCGCCATCGGGTTTCAGCGCCGGGATATCTTGCGCGCCTTTCTGCTGGAATCGCTGCTGCTGGGCGCCAGCGGCGGGGGCATTGGCCTGCTGCTGGCCTCCACCCTGCAATGGGTGACCATTTCCACCATGAACTTCCAGACCTTTTCGGAACTGGCGTTCAGCTTCACCCTCAGCCCGCGCATTGCCGTATGGTCGCTGCTGTTCGGCACGGGCATGGGGTGCCTGGGGGGCATTCTGCCTGCCATCAAGGCTTCACGGTTGGTTATAGTAGACGCGTTGCGCGCGGCCTGA
- a CDS encoding tetratricopeptide repeat protein gives MAEAGDASAQFNLGMLYYEGNGVAQDFGKAAQWLGRAAKAEHHEALNFYGVLHATGKGVAQDFGKALELFRKADKCGYNCEPVYDDLPTDFRDKQFGMELVAAKRDFVRKARLLAAEARCNVGLAYHGEATDATSRKVARELFLSAATLGNGKAMHLLGTMCRDGAGVPASEVRAYMWFDLAVTAGFAKAGDARRELIDRMKDKDVARAEKLAARWLRCFPLPEGAAQ, from the coding sequence ATGGCTGAGGCGGGCGACGCAAGCGCCCAGTTCAATCTTGGCATGCTGTACTACGAAGGCAACGGCGTGGCGCAGGACTTCGGCAAGGCCGCCCAGTGGCTGGGCCGTGCCGCCAAGGCGGAGCATCACGAGGCCCTCAACTTCTACGGCGTGCTGCACGCCACCGGCAAGGGCGTGGCGCAGGACTTCGGCAAGGCGCTGGAACTGTTCCGCAAGGCCGACAAGTGCGGCTACAATTGCGAACCGGTTTACGACGATCTGCCCACCGACTTCCGCGACAAGCAATTCGGCATGGAACTGGTGGCCGCCAAGCGCGACTTTGTCCGCAAGGCGCGCCTGCTGGCCGCCGAGGCTCGCTGCAACGTGGGTCTTGCCTACCACGGCGAGGCCACCGACGCCACCTCGCGCAAGGTCGCGCGCGAACTGTTCCTGAGCGCGGCCACCCTGGGCAACGGCAAGGCCATGCATCTGCTCGGCACCATGTGTCGTGACGGTGCGGGCGTGCCCGCCAGCGAGGTGCGCGCGTACATGTGGTTCGACCTGGCCGTGACGGCAGGCTTTGCCAAGGCCGGAGACGCCCGGCGCGAACTGATCGACAGGATGAAGGACAAGGACGTGGCGCGGGCCGAAAAGCTTGCGGCGCGCTGGCTGCGGTGTTTCCCGCTGCCGGAGGGTGCGGCCCAGTAA
- a CDS encoding response regulator, protein MSATNMSATHRRVLVVDNDPAERERLAGLLTAEGHAVRTAASTPEALEAAASFRPDVITLEMDLPSPGGTVFYARLRRSPALRETPVVVVSGVGPRPARLARRVPTHQKPVVPAALLDTIRRTVPAQA, encoded by the coding sequence ATGTCCGCGACCAACATGAGTGCCACCCACCGCCGCGTGCTCGTCGTCGACAACGACCCGGCCGAGCGCGAACGCCTTGCCGGGCTGCTGACGGCGGAAGGACATGCCGTGCGCACCGCCGCCTCCACGCCAGAGGCGCTCGAGGCCGCCGCCAGCTTCCGCCCCGACGTGATCACCCTTGAAATGGACCTGCCCAGCCCCGGCGGCACGGTGTTCTATGCCCGGCTGCGCCGCAGCCCAGCCCTGCGCGAAACCCCCGTGGTGGTGGTGAGCGGCGTGGGCCCGCGCCCGGCGCGCCTTGCCCGCCGCGTGCCCACGCACCAGAAGCCGGTGGTCCCCGCCGCGCTGCTGGACACCATCCGCCGGACTGTTCCCGCCCAGGCTTAG